One genomic window of Methanosphaera cuniculi includes the following:
- the purE gene encoding 5-(carboxyamino)imidazole ribonucleotide mutase: MIILGSGSDYKIAQKAVNVLEDMNINYDLRVASAHRTHDRIKDVVLNCSDEVEVFIAIAGLAAHLPGVIASYTTKPVIAVPVNGSMEGIDALLASTEMQLGTPVATMGIDRGDNAAWLACQIIACNDKDVQQELINVRKGYDEKMQIAEDDVISKIAGKHYQRTKRVEHPPEVIDKKLELDSDTRVLILSGNYSNMEIVHKITQTLDTLDIKSQYKVISATRTPGKLEKYIKDVNNQVELYIVVSNLSTVLSGAIVSLTTKPVIGVPCSSHIKGIDSLLSMVQMPPGVPTATMGLNAGENAALYAARILSIYDENIKEALNKFTNSLHRNNYYE, translated from the coding sequence ATGATCATACTCGGAAGTGGATCAGATTATAAAATTGCACAAAAAGCTGTAAATGTATTAGAAGATATGAATATAAACTATGATTTACGTGTAGCATCAGCACACAGAACACATGATAGAATAAAAGATGTGGTACTTAATTGTAGTGATGAAGTAGAAGTATTCATAGCAATTGCTGGACTAGCAGCACACCTTCCTGGTGTAATAGCATCCTATACAACAAAACCAGTAATAGCAGTACCAGTAAATGGAAGTATGGAAGGAATAGATGCACTACTTGCAAGTACAGAAATGCAACTAGGAACACCAGTAGCAACAATGGGAATAGACCGTGGAGATAATGCAGCATGGCTAGCATGTCAGATAATTGCATGTAATGATAAAGATGTACAACAAGAACTAATAAATGTACGAAAAGGCTATGATGAAAAAATGCAAATAGCAGAAGATGATGTAATATCAAAAATAGCAGGAAAACACTACCAAAGAACAAAAAGAGTAGAACATCCACCAGAAGTAATTGATAAAAAACTAGAACTTGACAGTGACACTCGTGTATTAATACTATCTGGAAACTATTCAAACATGGAAATAGTACATAAAATAACACAAACACTCGACACACTCGATATAAAAAGCCAATATAAAGTAATATCAGCCACTAGAACACCTGGAAAACTTGAAAAATACATAAAAGATGTAAATAATCAAGTAGAATTATACATTGTAGTATCTAACCTATCAACAGTACTATCAGGTGCAATAGTATCACTCACAACCAAACCTGTAATAGGAGTACCATGTAGCAGTCACATTAAGGGAATAGACTCACTCCTATCAATGGTACAAATGCCACCAGGTGTTCCAACAGCAACAATGGGATTAAATGCAGGTGAAAATGCAGCATTATATGCAGCACGTATACTATCAATATATGATGAAAATATAAAAGAAGCATTAAACAAATTTACAAACTCCCTACATAGAAACAACTACTATGAATAA
- a CDS encoding UbiD family decarboxylase: MTRLIDQVDTENIIEIDDEVSTEYEITKILKQHPTDTVIFTNIKNSDMNIISGICNTRNKIAKSVNTTVDELTQTIINATNNPTPIETVVNYDEVYPNNEPADLSKIPILKYYPEDMGKYITAGVVIAKDPETKQTNASIHRMVVDSKDELGIRIVPRNLYTYYKKAEELNEPLEVAIAIGLDPSVLLASTTSISINDNELEVANTFKEGNLRLINCETVDIQAPECEILLEGKIMPQERKPEGPFVDLTDTYDKIRDEPVIKLTRMHYKDDPYYHAILPAGNEHKLLQGLPQEPRIYNSVKNTLPTVQNVVLTEGGCCWLHAVVSIKKQTEGDAKNVLMAALSAHPSLKHCVIVDDDIDIFDPNDVEYAIATRVKADDDVIIIPKARGSSLDPVAEIDGTTTKMGIDATKSFKNLEDYERVSRTL, from the coding sequence ATGACACGCCTAATTGACCAAGTAGATACGGAAAATATAATAGAAATAGATGATGAAGTATCAACAGAATATGAAATAACCAAAATCCTAAAACAACACCCAACAGACACAGTAATATTTACAAACATAAAAAACTCAGATATGAACATAATATCAGGAATATGTAATACTAGAAATAAAATAGCAAAATCTGTAAATACAACAGTAGATGAACTAACACAAACCATAATAAATGCAACAAATAATCCAACACCAATTGAAACAGTAGTAAACTATGATGAAGTATACCCAAATAATGAACCTGCAGATCTAAGTAAAATACCAATACTCAAATACTACCCAGAAGATATGGGAAAATACATAACAGCAGGAGTAGTAATAGCAAAAGATCCTGAAACCAAGCAAACCAATGCATCAATACACCGAATGGTAGTAGATTCAAAAGATGAACTAGGAATAAGAATAGTACCAAGAAATCTATACACCTACTATAAAAAGGCAGAAGAATTAAATGAACCACTAGAAGTAGCAATAGCAATAGGACTTGATCCATCAGTACTACTTGCAAGTACAACAAGCATATCAATAAATGATAATGAACTTGAAGTTGCAAACACATTTAAAGAAGGTAATCTTAGACTTATTAACTGTGAAACTGTAGATATTCAAGCACCAGAATGTGAAATACTACTTGAAGGTAAAATAATGCCACAAGAAAGAAAACCTGAAGGACCATTTGTTGATTTAACTGATACATATGATAAGATACGTGATGAACCTGTAATTAAATTAACACGTATGCATTATAAAGATGATCCATATTATCATGCAATACTACCTGCTGGAAATGAACATAAACTACTTCAAGGTTTACCACAAGAACCAAGAATATATAATAGTGTTAAAAACACACTACCAACAGTACAAAACGTAGTACTAACAGAAGGAGGATGTTGTTGGCTTCATGCTGTAGTATCAATTAAAAAACAAACTGAAGGTGATGCTAAAAACGTACTTATGGCAGCATTATCAGCACATCCATCACTAAAACATTGTGTAATAGTAGATGATGATATTGACATATTTGATCCTAATGATGTAGAATATGCAATAGCAACACGTGTTAAAGCAGATGATGATGTAATTATAATACCAAAAGCACGAGGATCATCACTTGACCCAGTAGCAGAAATTGATGGAACAACAACCAAGATGGGAATTGATGCAACCAAATCATTTAAAAACTTAGAAGACTATGAACGTGTAAGTCGAACACTATAA
- the hisH gene encoding imidazole glycerol phosphate synthase subunit HisH, translated as MLDYGSGNLRSIYNGFKKIGSDVSITSDKDMIRDADALILPGVGAFGAVMENLINYKDLIYDHIHDDKPLLGICLGLQMLFTGSEETPDVKGLDIFKGEAKRFKLPDEYKIPHMGWNQITVNQTDKNNTSLLTDADNKYMYFVHSYYIEPEDPSIITAYTDYGIKVPVAIGKNNIHALQFHPEKSGEDGLNILRKFVNTIE; from the coding sequence ATGTTAGATTATGGAAGTGGAAATCTTAGAAGTATATATAATGGATTTAAAAAAATAGGTTCAGATGTAAGCATAACATCAGATAAAGATATGATACGTGATGCTGATGCACTAATACTACCAGGTGTAGGAGCATTTGGAGCTGTAATGGAAAATCTCATCAACTATAAAGATCTCATATATGATCATATTCATGATGATAAACCTCTACTTGGAATATGTCTTGGTTTACAAATGCTATTTACAGGAAGTGAAGAAACACCAGATGTTAAAGGACTTGACATATTTAAAGGAGAAGCAAAGAGATTTAAACTACCAGATGAATATAAAATACCACATATGGGATGGAATCAAATAACAGTAAATCAAACAGATAAGAACAATACAAGTCTACTTACTGATGCAGATAATAAGTATATGTACTTTGTACATTCATATTATATAGAACCTGAAGATCCAAGTATAATAACAGCTTATACAGATTATGGAATAAAAGTACCAGTAGCAATAGGAAAAAATAATATCCATGCTCTACAATTTCACCCAGAAAAAAGTGGAGAAGATGGATTAAATATTCTACGTAAATTTGTAAATACAATAGAATAA
- a CDS encoding AIR synthase-related protein, with protein sequence MDIEEFIKTSLKNEKNEDELIDNLKDIIIHYKQIPEDKAELLSKTVVDEIITTQNLNHENIEHLLTYPHTNIKMGEFGVGSRGEGDFYVHSKIAEIIKNTKTNALVDPIAQDDGGVIKVDDTHYITTAIDGIHSRLGDYPFLAGFHTARATLRDVCVMGATPVALISDIHLADDGDIGKILDFTAGICAVSELTNVPLVAGSTLRIGGDMVLGDRLTGAVGAVGISDHKPTARSEACLGDVILMTEGCGGGTITTTSIYNDYTDVIEQTMNIQFIKAAELLNNYPKSDVIHAMTDITNGGINGDTNEINKTTHLGIKLYKQKILDLINPHVLGMLEDLAIDPLGVSIDSVMIIADKNEADNIMKMLRSENIKVDIIGEITDTGYTCIEDKYGNSEILKPKFRESAYTPIKKIIDQLTDNNFDESAHIIDEKTREAIDKKNFIVDEIRKRYE encoded by the coding sequence ATGGACATAGAAGAATTTATAAAAACAAGCTTAAAAAATGAAAAAAATGAAGATGAACTAATAGATAATCTAAAAGATATAATCATACACTACAAACAAATACCTGAAGATAAAGCAGAACTTCTAAGTAAAACAGTAGTAGATGAAATAATAACCACACAAAATCTAAATCATGAAAATATAGAACATCTTCTTACATATCCACATACCAACATTAAAATGGGTGAATTTGGAGTAGGATCTAGAGGTGAAGGAGACTTCTATGTGCATAGTAAAATAGCTGAAATAATCAAAAATACAAAAACCAATGCATTAGTAGATCCAATAGCACAAGATGATGGAGGAGTAATAAAAGTAGATGATACACATTATATTACAACAGCCATTGATGGAATACATTCACGTCTTGGTGATTATCCTTTCTTAGCAGGATTTCATACAGCACGAGCTACACTTCGTGATGTATGTGTAATGGGAGCAACACCAGTAGCATTAATAAGTGACATACACCTAGCTGATGATGGAGATATTGGAAAAATACTAGATTTTACAGCAGGAATATGTGCAGTATCAGAACTAACAAATGTACCACTAGTAGCAGGAAGTACACTAAGAATAGGTGGAGATATGGTACTAGGAGATAGACTAACAGGAGCTGTTGGAGCTGTAGGAATATCAGATCATAAACCAACAGCACGAAGTGAAGCATGCCTTGGTGATGTAATACTAATGACAGAAGGTTGTGGTGGAGGAACAATTACAACAACATCAATATATAATGATTATACAGATGTAATTGAACAAACCATGAATATACAATTCATAAAAGCAGCAGAACTACTAAATAACTACCCTAAATCTGATGTTATACATGCAATGACAGATATTACAAATGGTGGAATTAACGGAGATACAAATGAAATAAATAAAACCACACACCTTGGAATTAAATTATATAAACAAAAAATATTAGACCTTATAAATCCACACGTACTTGGAATGCTAGAAGATCTAGCAATAGATCCACTAGGAGTTTCAATTGATTCAGTTATGATTATTGCAGATAAAAATGAAGCAGATAATATCATGAAAATGTTAAGATCAGAAAACATAAAAGTTGATATTATTGGTGAAATCACAGATACAGGATATACTTGCATTGAAGATAAATATGGAAATAGTGAAATTCTAAAACCAAAATTCAGAGAATCAGCATACACGCCAATAAAAAAGATTATTGACCAACTAACAGATAATAACTTTGATGAATCAGCCCATATAATAGATGAAAAAACACGTGAAGCCATAGATAAAAAGAATTTTATAGTAGATGAAATACGAAAACGTTATGAATGA